The Polycladomyces zharkentensis genome contains a region encoding:
- the rplA gene encoding 50S ribosomal protein L1, whose amino-acid sequence MAKHGKKYLEAIKKVDREKQYDPTEALQLVKELASAKFDETVEAAFRLGIDTKRADQQVRGAVVLPHGTGKTKRVLVFAKGEKAKEAEQAGADYVGDEDLINKVSQGWFEFDVVVATPDMMGQVGKLGRILGPKGLMPNPKTGTVTFDVAKAVQEIKAGKIEYRADKAGNVHAPIGKVSFDVEKLAENLQALAEALIKAKPAAAKGQYMKSVTVSSTMGPGISINPARFMGR is encoded by the coding sequence GTGGCTAAGCATGGGAAAAAGTATCTCGAAGCGATCAAGAAAGTGGACCGGGAAAAGCAATACGATCCGACCGAAGCGCTCCAACTGGTAAAAGAGCTGGCTTCGGCCAAATTTGATGAGACGGTGGAAGCGGCGTTCCGTCTGGGGATCGACACCAAACGCGCGGACCAACAAGTACGCGGAGCCGTGGTTCTGCCGCACGGTACCGGAAAAACCAAACGGGTGCTGGTTTTCGCCAAAGGTGAGAAAGCAAAAGAAGCGGAACAGGCCGGTGCCGACTATGTGGGCGATGAAGACCTGATCAACAAAGTGAGCCAAGGCTGGTTCGAATTCGACGTGGTGGTGGCCACCCCGGATATGATGGGTCAGGTCGGGAAATTGGGCCGCATCCTGGGTCCCAAAGGCTTGATGCCCAACCCGAAAACGGGAACCGTCACCTTTGACGTGGCCAAAGCGGTTCAGGAAATCAAAGCCGGTAAAATCGAATACCGGGCCGACAAAGCCGGTAACGTCCATGCACCGATCGGCAAGGTTTCCTTTGATGTCGAAAAACTGGCGGAAAACCTGCAAGCGCTGGCTGAAGCACTGATCAAAGCCAAACCGGCTGCGGCAAAAGGGCAATACATGAAGAGTGTGACCGTTTCTTCCACCATGGGACCGGGCATCTCGATCAACCCGGCACGGTTTATGGGCCGCTGA
- the rplJ gene encoding 50S ribosomal protein L10: MSKAIEKKKQVVAEIVEKLKTSKSTILTDYRGLTVAEMTELRKQLREAGVEFKVLKNTLTRRATEEVGLTELNESLTGPTAIAFSYEDVVAPAKILHKFAKDHEALEIKGGVVEGRIVSLDEVKALAELPSREGLLSMLLSVLQAPMRNFALAVKAVADKNGEAGEAAEA, from the coding sequence ATGTCCAAAGCGATCGAAAAGAAGAAACAAGTCGTGGCGGAGATCGTGGAAAAGCTGAAAACCAGCAAAAGCACGATTTTGACGGATTACCGCGGTCTCACCGTCGCTGAAATGACCGAGCTGCGGAAGCAGTTGCGCGAAGCCGGCGTCGAGTTCAAGGTGTTGAAAAACACGTTGACCCGCCGCGCGACCGAAGAAGTGGGTCTGACTGAATTGAACGAATCCCTGACCGGGCCGACCGCCATTGCATTCAGCTATGAAGATGTGGTGGCGCCGGCGAAGATCCTGCACAAGTTCGCCAAAGACCACGAAGCGCTGGAAATCAAGGGCGGCGTGGTGGAAGGCCGCATCGTCAGCCTGGATGAAGTGAAGGCGCTGGCGGAACTGCCGTCCCGGGAAGGACTCCTGTCCATGTTGCTCAGCGTGTTGCAGGCGCCGATGCGGAACTTTGCCCTGGCCGTCAAAGCGGTGGCCGACAAAAACGGGGAAGCGGGCGAAGCGGCGGAAGCCTGA
- the rplL gene encoding 50S ribosomal protein L7/L12 encodes MTKEQIIEAIKGMSVLELNELVKAIEEEFGVTAAAPVAVAAPGAAADAAAEKTEFDVILADAGASKINVIKVVRSITGLGLKEAKALVDGAPNPIKEGVSKEEAENIKSQLEEAGAKVELK; translated from the coding sequence ATGACCAAAGAGCAAATCATTGAAGCGATCAAAGGCATGAGCGTGCTCGAACTGAATGAATTGGTGAAAGCGATCGAGGAAGAATTCGGCGTGACCGCTGCTGCTCCCGTGGCTGTTGCCGCTCCGGGTGCCGCTGCGGATGCTGCTGCCGAAAAAACCGAATTCGACGTCATTCTGGCGGATGCGGGTGCTTCCAAAATCAACGTTATCAAAGTGGTGCGCAGCATTACCGGCCTCGGCCTGAAAGAAGCCAAAGCGTTGGTCGATGGTGCGCCGAACCCGATCAAAGAAGGCGTCTCCAAAGAAGAAGCCGAAAACATCAAATCCCAACTGGAAGAAGCCGGTGCGAAGGTGGAACTCAAGTAA
- a CDS encoding class I SAM-dependent methyltransferase, translating to MTEHYYSSQPDTAHDVREIHAQLRGRAFRFLTDAGVFSKKGVDFGSRLLIETAALPDAGVFADVGCGYGPIGIAVVATVPDSRAVLMDVNARAVTLARKNAEINGVADRVTALVSDGFEAAGERRFDAVLINPPIRAGKQVVYRLFAEARDHLKPSGTLWVVIRKKQGAASARDELNRLFASVDVAKQKKGYWILRAEQGREY from the coding sequence ATGACCGAACATTACTACAGTTCACAACCGGATACCGCTCACGATGTGCGGGAGATACACGCCCAACTGCGCGGACGGGCATTTCGATTTCTGACGGATGCCGGTGTCTTCTCAAAAAAGGGGGTTGATTTTGGCAGCCGCCTGTTGATCGAGACGGCAGCGTTGCCGGACGCAGGCGTGTTTGCCGACGTCGGATGCGGATACGGACCGATTGGGATCGCGGTGGTCGCGACCGTGCCGGACAGTCGGGCCGTTTTGATGGATGTCAATGCGCGTGCAGTGACGCTGGCACGGAAAAATGCGGAGATCAACGGTGTGGCCGACCGCGTTACGGCTCTCGTCAGTGACGGGTTTGAGGCGGCGGGGGAACGCCGTTTTGACGCCGTGCTGATCAATCCGCCGATTCGTGCGGGCAAACAGGTGGTGTACCGACTGTTTGCGGAAGCGAGGGATCATCTGAAACCGAGCGGAACGTTGTGGGTCGTCATCCGCAAGAAACAGGGGGCGGCTTCCGCGCGCGACGAGTTGAACCGGTTGTTCGCATCGGTGGATGTGGCGAAACAGAAAAAGGGATATTGGATTCTCCGAGCTGAACAGGGAAGAGAGTATTGA
- the rpoB gene encoding DNA-directed RNA polymerase subunit beta, whose protein sequence is MAGKLVQYGRRQRRSYARINEVLELPNLIEIQQRSYQWFLEEGLREMFQDISPIEDFTGNLVLEFIDYSLGEPKYSVEECKERDVTYAAPLRVKVRLINKETGEVKEQEVFMGDFPLMTETGTFIINGAERVIVSQLVRSPSVYYSTKVDKNGKPAYTATVIPNRGAWLEYETDAKDILYVRIDRTRKIPVTVLLRALGFSTDAEILELLGDDEYVRNTLDKDNTGSTEKALIEIYERLRPGEPPTADNARSLLYSRFFDPKRYDLASVGRYKMNKKLHIKNRLLNQRLAEPIVDPETGEIIAEAGQVIDRRVLNKILPLLEKEDGLGWEEHNVRGGVPEDGTIRLQSVKIFSPVEDGKVIKVISNGNVDSSVKHITPADIVASINYFINLLHGVGSTDDIDHLGNRRLRSVGELLQNQFRIGLSRMERVVRERMSIQDANAITPQALINIRPVIASIKEFFGSSQLSQFMDQTNPLAELTHKRRLSALGPGGLTRERAGFEVRDVHHSHYGRMCPIETPEGPNIGLINSLSTYARVNEYGFIETPYRKVDPDTHVVTDEIVYLTADEEDNYYIAQANAELDEEGRFVNDQIVVRYKDEILTVPRERVDFMDVSPKQVVSVATACIPFLENDDSNRALMGSNMQRQAVPLLKPEAPFIGTGMEYKAARDSGVMVLAKRPGVVERVTADEIWVRHEEEVDGKLVKGDLDKYKLIKFQRSNQGTCINQRPIVKVGDRVQKGDTLADGPSTEQGELALGRNVLVAFMTWEGYNYEDAILLSEKLVKEDVYTSIHIEEYECEARDTKLGPEEITRDIPNVGEDALKNLDERGIIRIGAEIKAGDILVGKVTPKGVTELTAEERLLHAIFGEKAREVRDTSLRVPHGTDGIVVDVKVFTRENGDELPPGVNQLVRVYIAQKRKISEGDKMAGRHGNKGVIARVLPEEDMPFLPDGTPVEVVLNPLGVPSRMNIGQVLEVHLGMAAKAMGLHMATPVFDGATEQDVFETLKEAGLPEDGKTILYDGRTGEPFENRVTVGVMYMIKLAHMVDDKIHARSTGPYSLVTQQPLGGKAQFGGQRFGEMEVWALEAYGAAYTLQEILTVKSDDVVGRVKTYESIVKGENVPEPGVPESFKVLIKELQSLGMDVKILSGDEQEIEIREIDEEDEPANDRLGFDLDSGEDEKKSSSS, encoded by the coding sequence TTGGCAGGTAAACTTGTCCAATATGGTCGGCGACAGCGCAGAAGTTATGCGAGGATCAACGAGGTTCTGGAACTGCCCAACCTGATTGAGATTCAGCAACGGTCGTACCAGTGGTTCTTGGAAGAGGGACTGCGCGAAATGTTCCAGGACATCTCGCCGATCGAAGATTTCACCGGAAACTTGGTCTTGGAGTTTATTGACTACAGTCTGGGTGAGCCCAAGTATTCGGTCGAAGAGTGCAAGGAACGGGATGTTACTTATGCTGCTCCGCTTCGCGTGAAAGTGCGTCTCATCAACAAGGAGACGGGCGAAGTGAAGGAGCAGGAAGTGTTCATGGGCGATTTCCCGCTCATGACGGAAACGGGAACGTTCATTATCAACGGGGCCGAACGGGTGATCGTCAGCCAGCTGGTCCGTTCGCCGAGTGTCTACTACAGCACCAAAGTGGATAAAAACGGAAAACCTGCATACACCGCCACAGTGATTCCAAATCGTGGTGCTTGGCTGGAGTACGAAACCGACGCCAAAGACATCCTTTACGTTCGGATCGACCGTACCCGGAAGATCCCTGTGACGGTGCTTTTGCGTGCCCTCGGTTTCAGCACCGACGCCGAGATTTTGGAACTCCTGGGCGATGACGAATATGTACGCAATACGTTGGACAAAGACAACACCGGTTCAACGGAAAAAGCGCTGATCGAAATCTACGAACGCTTGCGTCCGGGTGAACCTCCGACTGCGGACAATGCCAGAAGCCTCTTGTATTCCCGCTTCTTTGACCCCAAACGCTATGATTTGGCGAGCGTGGGTCGCTACAAGATGAACAAGAAGTTGCACATCAAAAATCGCCTCCTCAACCAACGGTTGGCGGAGCCGATCGTCGATCCCGAAACCGGTGAAATCATCGCGGAAGCCGGACAGGTGATCGACCGTCGTGTTCTCAACAAAATTTTGCCGCTTCTGGAGAAAGAAGACGGTCTCGGTTGGGAGGAACACAACGTTCGCGGCGGTGTGCCGGAGGACGGGACGATCCGACTGCAATCGGTCAAGATCTTCTCTCCCGTGGAAGACGGTAAGGTGATCAAGGTCATCTCCAACGGAAACGTCGATTCTTCGGTGAAACATATCACCCCGGCCGATATCGTCGCCTCAATCAACTACTTTATCAACCTGCTCCACGGCGTGGGCAGTACGGACGATATCGACCACCTGGGGAACCGGCGTTTGCGTTCCGTTGGCGAACTGCTGCAAAACCAGTTCCGAATCGGTTTGTCCCGGATGGAACGGGTGGTACGCGAGCGGATGTCGATTCAGGATGCCAATGCCATTACACCGCAGGCCTTGATCAACATCCGTCCTGTGATTGCATCGATCAAGGAATTCTTCGGCAGCAGCCAGTTGTCGCAATTCATGGACCAGACCAACCCGTTGGCTGAACTGACGCACAAACGGCGTCTGTCCGCGCTGGGACCGGGTGGTTTGACGCGGGAGCGTGCCGGTTTCGAAGTGCGGGACGTTCACCACTCGCACTATGGCCGGATGTGTCCGATCGAAACGCCGGAGGGTCCCAACATCGGGCTGATCAACTCGTTGTCTACCTACGCACGGGTGAACGAATACGGGTTTATCGAAACGCCCTACCGCAAAGTGGATCCGGATACGCACGTGGTCACCGACGAGATCGTGTATCTGACGGCCGACGAAGAGGACAATTACTACATTGCACAGGCCAACGCGGAATTGGATGAAGAAGGTCGGTTCGTCAACGATCAGATCGTCGTCCGTTACAAGGATGAAATTTTGACCGTTCCCCGCGAGCGGGTCGATTTCATGGACGTATCGCCCAAACAGGTGGTCTCCGTCGCGACGGCGTGCATTCCGTTCCTGGAGAACGACGACTCCAACCGTGCGCTGATGGGGTCCAACATGCAGCGTCAAGCCGTGCCGCTGTTGAAGCCGGAAGCGCCGTTCATCGGTACGGGAATGGAATACAAAGCCGCCCGCGACTCGGGTGTGATGGTTCTGGCGAAGCGTCCGGGTGTCGTTGAACGGGTCACCGCGGACGAAATCTGGGTCCGTCATGAAGAGGAAGTGGACGGCAAGCTGGTGAAAGGCGACCTGGACAAATACAAGCTGATCAAGTTCCAGCGTTCCAACCAAGGGACCTGCATCAACCAGCGCCCGATCGTCAAGGTGGGCGACCGCGTGCAAAAAGGCGACACGCTGGCCGACGGCCCTTCCACCGAACAAGGGGAACTGGCGTTGGGCCGCAACGTGTTGGTCGCCTTTATGACATGGGAAGGGTACAACTACGAAGACGCCATTTTGCTCAGCGAGAAACTGGTGAAGGAGGACGTCTACACCTCCATTCACATTGAGGAATACGAGTGTGAAGCCCGTGACACCAAACTGGGGCCGGAAGAAATCACCCGCGACATTCCCAACGTCGGGGAAGATGCGCTCAAAAATTTGGATGAGCGCGGCATCATCCGCATCGGGGCGGAAATCAAAGCGGGGGATATCCTTGTCGGAAAAGTAACCCCCAAAGGTGTGACCGAACTGACGGCGGAAGAGCGGCTGCTCCACGCCATCTTCGGGGAAAAGGCCCGTGAGGTGCGGGATACGTCCCTGCGCGTGCCGCACGGCACGGACGGGATCGTTGTTGACGTCAAGGTCTTCACCCGCGAAAACGGCGACGAGTTGCCGCCGGGGGTCAACCAATTGGTGCGCGTCTACATTGCGCAGAAGCGGAAGATTTCCGAAGGGGACAAAATGGCGGGACGTCACGGAAACAAAGGGGTTATCGCCCGCGTTCTGCCGGAGGAAGATATGCCGTTCTTGCCGGACGGCACCCCGGTGGAGGTCGTTTTGAACCCGCTCGGCGTGCCGTCGCGGATGAACATCGGTCAGGTGTTGGAAGTGCACCTGGGAATGGCGGCCAAAGCGATGGGCCTGCACATGGCAACACCGGTATTCGATGGCGCGACGGAGCAGGATGTGTTCGAAACGCTGAAAGAAGCGGGCTTGCCCGAGGACGGGAAAACCATCCTGTATGACGGGCGCACGGGTGAACCGTTTGAAAACCGTGTCACCGTGGGCGTGATGTACATGATCAAGCTGGCCCACATGGTGGACGACAAGATTCACGCGCGTTCGACCGGTCCGTACTCGCTGGTCACGCAACAACCGCTGGGCGGGAAGGCGCAGTTCGGCGGTCAGCGTTTCGGAGAGATGGAGGTGTGGGCGCTCGAAGCTTACGGTGCCGCCTACACGTTGCAGGAGATACTGACGGTCAAATCGGACGACGTGGTTGGCCGCGTCAAAACCTACGAATCGATCGTCAAGGGAGAGAACGTACCGGAGCCCGGTGTGCCTGAATCGTTCAAGGTGTTGATCAAGGAACTGCAAAGTCTCGGCATGGACGTCAAGATCCTGTCGGGAGACGAGCAGGAAATCGAGATTCGGGAGATCGATGAGGAAGATGAGCCAGCGAACGACAGGCTGGGATTCGATCTGGACAGCGGGGAAGACGAGAAGAAGTCTTCGTCGTCGTGA
- the rpoC gene encoding DNA-directed RNA polymerase subunit beta', with protein sequence MLDVNNFEFMKIGLASPDKIRSWSRGEVKKPETINYRTLKPEKEGLFCEKIFGPTKDWECHCGKYKRVRYKGVVCDRCGVEVTRSKVRRERMGHIELAAPVSHIWYFKGIPSRMGLVLDMSPRALEEVIYFASYVVVDPGPTPLEKKQLLSEKEYRAYREKYGNAFTAMMGAEAIKRLLQEIDLDKEVEALKEEIQTAQGQRRNRAIKRLEVLEAFRNSGNRPEWMILDVLPVIPPELRPMVQLDGGRFATSDLNDLYRRVINRNNRLKRLLDLGAPDIIVQNEKRMLQEAVDALIDNGRRGRPVTGPGNRPLKSLSHMLKGKQGRFRQNLLGKRVDYSGRSVIVVGPNLKMYQCGLPKEMALELFKPFVMKELVAKGLAHNIKSAKRKVERVHPEVWDVLEEVIKEHPVLLNRAPTLHRLGIQAFEPVLVEGRAIKLHPLVCTAYNADFDGDQMAVHVPLSAEAQAEARILMLAAQNILNPKDGKPVVTPSQDMVLGSYYLTLEKEGEKGEGRVFATPGEAINAYQQGYVTLHSRIAIPARSLNKTSFTEKQQNALLVTTVGKIIFNEIFPKEFPYINEPTKENLNGTPDRYFIFEKGVNIPEFIRQLPDPGAVKKGYLGTLIAECFRRFGTTQTAIILDNIKELGFNYSTKAGITMAVSDVVVPEEKQDILKEAEEKVQAVLKQYRRGLITDEERYNRVISIWSQAKDDITKILMKKLGKFNPIYMMANSGARGNVSQITQLAGMRGLMANPSGRIIELPIKSNFREGLTVLEYFISTHGARKGLADTALRTADSGYLTRRLVDVAQDVIVREEDCGTDKGLTVRTIQEGNEVIEELYDRIVGRLAFKTIRHPETGEVIVERNQMIDEVIANKIVEAGIKEVEIRSVLTCRTNHGVCKRCYGRNLALGTQVEIGEAVGIIAAQSIGEPGTQLTMRTFHTGGVAGDDITQGLPRIQELFEARNPKGQAVITEIDGEVVDIREVKDRREIEIKGDVETKVYQVPYGSRVSVAVGDTVQAGDVLTEGSVDPKDLLRIRGVRGVQEYLLSEVQKVYRMQGVEINDKHVEVMIRQMLRKVRITDAGDTDLLPGSYVDLHEYEEANKKALLNGGEPAVARPVLLGITKASLETESFLSAASFQETTRVLTDAAIKGKVDRLLGLKENVIIGKLIPAGTGMARYRSLKLNIKGQGAEEGAGSKEAVTVD encoded by the coding sequence GTGCTCGATGTCAACAACTTTGAATTCATGAAAATCGGCCTGGCCTCTCCGGATAAAATTCGCTCCTGGTCTCGTGGTGAGGTAAAGAAGCCGGAAACGATCAACTACCGGACGCTGAAGCCCGAGAAGGAAGGGTTGTTCTGCGAGAAAATCTTCGGTCCGACCAAGGACTGGGAGTGTCATTGCGGTAAATACAAACGCGTCCGGTACAAAGGTGTCGTCTGTGATCGATGCGGTGTGGAAGTGACGCGGTCCAAAGTGCGGCGTGAGCGGATGGGACATATCGAGCTCGCCGCACCCGTCTCCCACATTTGGTACTTCAAGGGGATTCCCAGCCGCATGGGGTTGGTGCTGGACATGTCGCCCCGCGCATTGGAGGAAGTGATTTATTTCGCCTCCTACGTGGTGGTGGATCCGGGACCGACACCGCTGGAGAAAAAGCAATTGCTTTCCGAAAAGGAGTACCGTGCGTATCGCGAGAAGTACGGCAACGCCTTCACGGCGATGATGGGGGCGGAAGCGATCAAGCGCCTCCTGCAGGAGATCGATTTGGACAAAGAGGTCGAAGCACTGAAGGAAGAAATTCAAACGGCGCAAGGACAACGCCGCAACCGGGCGATCAAGCGGCTGGAAGTGCTGGAGGCGTTCCGCAACTCCGGTAACCGGCCGGAGTGGATGATTCTCGACGTGTTGCCGGTCATTCCGCCGGAATTGCGGCCGATGGTCCAGCTGGACGGCGGACGTTTCGCCACGTCCGATCTGAACGACCTGTACCGCCGCGTGATCAACCGGAACAACCGGCTGAAACGGCTGTTGGATCTGGGTGCGCCGGACATCATCGTGCAAAACGAGAAACGGATGCTCCAAGAGGCCGTTGATGCGCTGATCGACAACGGACGCCGCGGCCGTCCGGTGACCGGCCCGGGTAACCGGCCGCTCAAATCCCTTTCGCACATGCTGAAAGGGAAACAAGGACGGTTCCGTCAAAACCTGCTCGGAAAACGGGTGGACTACTCCGGCCGTTCCGTGATCGTGGTGGGCCCCAATCTGAAAATGTATCAGTGCGGCCTGCCGAAGGAAATGGCGCTGGAGCTGTTCAAACCGTTCGTGATGAAAGAGTTGGTGGCCAAAGGGCTGGCTCACAACATCAAAAGCGCGAAACGAAAAGTGGAGCGCGTTCATCCGGAAGTGTGGGACGTTCTGGAGGAAGTGATCAAGGAGCATCCCGTCCTGTTGAACCGGGCGCCGACGTTGCACCGGTTGGGAATTCAGGCGTTTGAGCCGGTCTTGGTCGAAGGGCGCGCCATCAAACTGCATCCGCTCGTCTGTACGGCGTACAACGCTGACTTCGACGGGGACCAGATGGCCGTACACGTACCTCTGTCCGCGGAAGCGCAAGCGGAGGCGCGCATCCTGATGCTGGCGGCGCAGAACATCCTGAACCCCAAAGACGGAAAACCGGTTGTCACGCCGTCGCAGGATATGGTGTTGGGGTCGTATTACCTTACGCTCGAAAAAGAAGGCGAAAAGGGCGAAGGCCGCGTCTTCGCCACGCCGGGTGAAGCGATCAATGCCTATCAACAAGGGTATGTCACCCTGCATTCGCGGATCGCGATTCCGGCGCGAAGCCTGAACAAAACGTCCTTCACGGAAAAACAACAAAACGCCTTGTTGGTGACGACGGTAGGGAAGATCATTTTCAACGAGATTTTCCCGAAAGAGTTCCCGTACATCAACGAACCGACCAAAGAAAACCTGAATGGGACGCCGGATCGGTACTTCATCTTCGAAAAAGGCGTCAACATTCCGGAGTTCATCCGGCAACTCCCGGACCCGGGTGCGGTGAAGAAAGGGTACCTCGGCACGCTCATCGCCGAGTGCTTCCGCCGGTTCGGCACGACGCAAACCGCGATCATCCTGGACAACATCAAGGAACTCGGATTCAACTATTCGACCAAGGCCGGGATCACGATGGCGGTGTCCGACGTGGTGGTGCCGGAAGAGAAGCAGGATATCCTGAAAGAAGCGGAAGAAAAGGTACAGGCCGTGCTGAAGCAGTACCGCCGCGGTTTGATTACGGATGAAGAGCGCTATAACCGGGTCATTTCGATCTGGAGCCAAGCCAAGGACGACATTACGAAGATCCTGATGAAGAAGCTTGGTAAATTCAACCCGATCTACATGATGGCCAACTCGGGTGCGCGGGGGAACGTCTCCCAGATTACCCAGCTCGCCGGGATGCGGGGGCTGATGGCCAACCCGTCGGGCCGGATCATCGAGTTGCCCATCAAATCCAACTTCCGCGAAGGCTTGACCGTGTTGGAGTACTTCATCTCCACCCACGGAGCGCGGAAAGGATTGGCGGATACGGCGCTTCGGACCGCGGACTCGGGATACCTCACCCGCCGTTTGGTCGACGTGGCGCAGGACGTCATCGTTCGCGAAGAGGACTGCGGTACGGACAAAGGCCTGACCGTGCGCACGATTCAGGAAGGCAACGAAGTGATCGAGGAGCTGTACGACCGGATCGTCGGCCGGTTGGCGTTCAAAACGATCCGTCATCCGGAAACGGGCGAAGTGATCGTCGAGCGCAACCAGATGATCGACGAAGTGATCGCCAACAAGATCGTCGAGGCCGGTATCAAGGAAGTGGAAATCCGCTCGGTACTCACCTGCCGCACCAACCATGGTGTCTGCAAACGTTGTTACGGTCGCAACCTGGCACTGGGCACGCAGGTGGAGATCGGCGAAGCGGTCGGGATCATCGCGGCCCAGTCGATCGGGGAACCGGGTACCCAGTTGACGATGCGGACTTTCCACACCGGCGGTGTGGCCGGCGACGACATCACCCAAGGTTTGCCGCGGATTCAAGAGCTGTTTGAAGCGCGCAATCCGAAAGGGCAAGCCGTCATTACCGAAATCGACGGGGAAGTCGTGGACATCCGCGAGGTGAAGGATCGCCGCGAAATCGAGATCAAAGGCGACGTGGAGACCAAAGTGTATCAAGTGCCGTACGGTTCCCGTGTCTCCGTGGCCGTTGGCGATACCGTGCAGGCGGGCGACGTGCTGACGGAAGGCTCCGTTGATCCGAAAGATCTGCTCCGGATTCGCGGTGTGCGGGGCGTGCAGGAATACCTGCTGTCCGAGGTGCAAAAGGTATACCGGATGCAGGGCGTGGAGATCAACGACAAGCACGTGGAAGTGATGATCCGGCAGATGTTGCGCAAGGTGCGCATCACCGATGCCGGTGACACCGACCTTTTGCCGGGTTCGTACGTGGATCTGCACGAATACGAAGAAGCCAACAAAAAAGCCTTGTTGAACGGCGGTGAACCTGCTGTTGCGCGGCCGGTTCTCTTGGGAATCACGAAAGCGTCGCTGGAAACCGAATCGTTCCTGTCGGCGGCTTCGTTCCAGGAGACGACCCGCGTGTTGACGGACGCGGCCATCAAGGGCAAAGTGGACCGTTTGCTCGGTCTGAAGGAGAACGTGATCATCGGGAAGCTGATCCCGGCGGGTACCGGTATGGCCCGTTATCGTTCCTTGAAATTGAACATCAAAGGTCAGGGCGCCGAAGAAGGCGCAGGGTCGAAGGAAGCCGTCACGGTTGACTGA
- a CDS encoding 50S ribosomal protein L7ae-like protein, producing the protein MLYEKVKQATNMVIGTKQTKKAIEQGKAQEVIVAKDADDKVTAPIISMCRDRGIAVAHVDSMRELGKACGIEVGAAAVAILK; encoded by the coding sequence GTGCTTTATGAAAAAGTGAAACAAGCGACCAACATGGTGATCGGTACCAAGCAGACCAAAAAAGCGATCGAGCAAGGAAAGGCACAAGAGGTGATCGTGGCGAAGGATGCCGACGACAAGGTGACGGCACCCATCATCTCGATGTGCCGCGATCGGGGTATCGCCGTTGCTCATGTCGATTCCATGCGTGAACTCGGAAAAGCATGCGGAATCGAAGTTGGCGCAGCCGCGGTTGCGATCCTGAAGTAA
- the rpsL gene encoding 30S ribosomal protein S12: MPTINQLVRKGRKQKKTKSKSPALQYGYNSFRKELIKQSSPQKRGVCTRVGTMTPKKPNSALRKYARVRLTNGIEVTAYIPGIGHNLQEHSVVLVRGGRVKDLPGVRYHIVRGALDTAGVQNRMQGRSKYGAKRPKK, translated from the coding sequence ATGCCCACGATTAACCAACTGGTACGGAAAGGTCGGAAGCAGAAAAAAACCAAATCCAAATCTCCGGCGCTGCAATACGGCTACAACAGCTTCCGCAAAGAGTTGATCAAGCAAAGCTCTCCGCAAAAACGGGGCGTTTGCACCCGTGTGGGAACCATGACCCCGAAAAAGCCGAACTCGGCGCTGCGGAAATACGCCCGTGTGCGCTTGACCAACGGCATTGAAGTGACCGCCTACATTCCGGGAATCGGTCATAACCTGCAAGAGCACTCCGTCGTGTTGGTGCGCGGCGGACGGGTGAAAGACCTGCCGGGTGTGCGCTACCACATCGTGCGCGGCGCGTTGGATACGGCCGGCGTGCAGAACCGGATGCAGGGCCGCTCCAAATACGGAGCCAAACGGCCGAAGAAGTAA
- the rpsG gene encoding 30S ribosomal protein S7 encodes MPRKGPVPRRDALPDPIYNSKLVTRLINRLMYDGKKGKAQKILYEAFDIIRERTGKDPMEVFEQALKNVMPVLEVKARRVGGANYQVPVEVKPERRTSLGLRWLVSYARLRGEKTMQERLANEIMDAANNTGAAVKKKEDTHRMAEANRAFAHYRW; translated from the coding sequence ATGCCTCGTAAGGGACCAGTGCCTCGCCGTGATGCCCTCCCGGATCCGATTTACAACAGCAAACTGGTGACGCGCTTGATCAACCGGCTGATGTATGACGGGAAAAAGGGGAAGGCACAAAAAATCCTGTACGAAGCGTTTGATATCATTCGCGAGCGTACAGGCAAAGATCCGATGGAAGTGTTTGAACAAGCCCTGAAAAACGTGATGCCGGTCTTGGAAGTGAAAGCCCGCCGGGTTGGGGGCGCCAACTACCAAGTGCCGGTGGAAGTGAAACCGGAACGGCGCACGAGTCTGGGGCTGCGTTGGTTGGTCAGCTACGCCCGCCTGCGTGGCGAAAAAACGATGCAGGAGCGTCTGGCCAATGAAATCATGGACGCGGCGAATAACACCGGCGCGGCTGTGAAGAAGAAAGAAGACACGCACCGGATGGCGGAAGCCAACCGTGCTTTTGCTCACTACCGCTGGTAA